In Leptolyngbya subtilissima AS-A7, the sequence TCTTTCTGAGCCCTTTTACGTCTCTGACTACTGTCTTGCGGATACTCGGCTTTTAACACCGCGTCCCGGCGGCAGTCTAAACCCGCATCAAAACTTGTGGTTTAGGTTCAATCAGATCTGAATCTAGGTCAGTTTTGAAGTTTTGAGCTATAAATTAACGAACTCTTGGGAGTATTCCCAGATATACCCTATGCCTTTTCCCCCTTCCTCCACCCATGAAACCAACGGCAACGGTCACGGCCATGCCAAGCCTGGTTTTATGACTGTTATGGCGCCGCCATCCCTGGTGGAGCAGAGAGATGAGGTAGACTTCAATCGGATCGCAGGGGTGTTTAAGCGTCGAGCGGGCATTTTTTTGGGTGTGGCGGCTCTTTCCTTAGCAGGGTTCACCCTCTGGAACCTCAGCCGTCCACCAGCCTACAGCGGTAATGCTAGCCTGCTGGTAGAGCCCGTGACTGCCATTAATACTCCGGGCCTAGACACAGTTACCGGAGTCCCTAGCCCATTAGTCTCTACTAGCCTTGATTACACCAGCCAAATTCGAGTGCTGCGCGGTCCGGCGGTGATCAATCCTATTTTGGATAAGATCCAGCAGCGATACCCTGACATCAGCTACAACTCCCTACTCAACGGCCTGGACATTACCCAAGAAGGGGAATCTAAGGTGCTGCGCATTACCTACAGTAACGCTGACCCAGCGGTAGTAGGGTTTGTGCTCAACCAGGTAGTCGAAGGTTTTGTCAACTACAGCGTGCAAGACCGTCAGGGAGAGCTGCGCCGAGGTCTAACGTTTTTAGATGAACAGCTGCAGGAAAAATGGCAGGAAGTTGCGGCTATTGAGGGGGAGCTCAGCGAGTTTCAAAAGCGCTATGACCTAGTCGATGTCAACGCCACTAGCGAGAGCGTTACCCAACGGCTCAACCAAATGCTGGCTGACCAGGAACAGCTACGGGTGGAGCTTACCGCCCTAGATCCCCTCTACGAAAATCTGCGGAACCAGGTAGGCTTTGACCCCAATACCGCCATTCGGGTGGCAAACCTCAACGAGTCACCGACCTACCAGTCGCTACTGGAAGATTTGCGTGAGATCGAACAGACCATTGCCGCGGAGTCAGCCCGGTTTCAGGCTGACACTCCTATGATTGAAGCGCTGACAGACGAGCGGGAGAAGCTTTTACCGCTGCTGGAGGCGGAAGCCCAGCGCCTCGTGGGGTCGGCGGTAGAAGCCGAAACTTTGGGCTACCAAGGATCGGTAAGTCGAGATTTGATGCAGCAGCTGGTTGATACCGCCAACCAAATGCAGGTATTGCAAACCCAGGATCAAGCGATTGGCCAAGCTGTGCAGCAGCTGCGGGCAGAGATTCAGCGGTTAGCAGACCTCTCCCGGTCGTATCAGCAGATTAGCCGCGAGCTGACCGTAGCGGAGACTAGCCTCGATCAGCTTTTGGCAAGTCGGCAAGATCTGCGGTTTCAAATGGCGCGGCAGGCGTCGCCGTGGGAGCTGATTTCTCCCCTAAATGAGACGAGCATTGCGGAAACGAGCAACCTGCCCCGCAAACTGCTGCTCAGCACGGTGTTGAGCCTGATGCTGGGAGGAACTGCGGCGTTGCTGCGCGATCGCCTCGACCAAGCCTTTCATAGCACTGACGAACTGATCAAAGCGACTCAATTGCCCAACTTGGCTGGGGTACCCAATGCCTCAGCCTTGCAAAAGCAGCCCCTGCTGATGGTGCCCAATCTATCTGCCACTATGGCCGATGTGCTTACCCAAAACCAGAGCCCCCACAAGCTATACACCTCCTTTAGCTTTGCCGAGGCATTCTACTCACTAGAGGCCAACTTGCGCATGCTCAGCTCTGATACCCCTATACAGGTGGTAGCGCTGACCTCCTCAGAGCCCGGTGAGGGTAAATCAACCATATGCGCCCACTTGGCTATTGCTGCCGCTAACATGGGCCGCCGCGTACTGTTAATTGACGGTGATCTGCGCAAGCCCAGTCAGCATCTGATTTTTGGCCAACCAAACCGTCAGGGGTTGAGTGATCTGATTACTCAACCGCTCGATGACCCCATGGATCTAGTTCAGGTGATACCGGGTAATCCCAACCTACACTTGCTAACGGCAGGGGCACGGCCCCCCGCCCCTGGTCGCCTGCTGTCATCGCGCAAAATGCAGCAGATTACTGAGCAGTACCGCCGCCACTTTGACCTAATGATTTTTGATACCCCACCCCTAGCAGGCGGGATGGTTGATGCCAAGCTGGCCGCAGCCCACGCCGATGGGCTACTGCTAGTGGTGCGACTCAATCGGTCTGAGCGAGCGGAGATCCAAAGGGTGCTAGCCGACCTGGGCAACACAGTCCAGGCTCCGCTGCTGGGTCTGGTGGTCAATGGTGTGCCCCACAGCCGTCAGAGTGGCTACGACTATTACTACGGTTACTACGGTCGCCCTAGAGTGGCCGCAGGGATCAATGACGGTTAGTCGATGGTTGCCCTGTGAACAGCAGGTGTGGTGATAACAACGGGATGTGAGGAGCAATAGGGAATGAAGCGCAAATCAAGACCACTAATTACTGGCGGACTATTGGGGCTAGCTGGACTAGGGTTGCTGCCATCACAGGCTGAAGCCACCCTTGACAACTTGGCTGTAGCCCCTGATCCTAATTTGGGCACGGCTCTAGGTGTAGATCCGCACCCGGTGATGGAGCCCGAACCGTCGGCCCAGACCACCGAACCTCAAATCGACGAGCAGGGGGTGCCCCAACCTGCTTGGACTCCAGATGGAAATCACCCTGTTGTGGCCGCAGCGGCGACTGCTGCTCAGCAACCAGCGCTAGCAGCAGCGGTCGTCATCCCTCAGACAGAGCTATCGGCTCCGGCCACTGCTGCCGTAGAAAGCAGTATTTCAGAAATCTCAGAAATCTCAGAACCCGCCGTCATAGCTGCCCCGACAGCAGTGCCAGAGGCCATCGCGATCGCCCCTGCTGCCGCACCAAACCCAGCATTGGTGAGTCCAGAACCCTCAGTCAATACTCTGGCAGATCTGCCAGTCACCCCTGCGCCAACGCTAGAGGTGACTCAAGCTGAAATGCCAGAGGCCGCAGACAGTAACCAGGCTGCGATCGCCAGTCCTTCCATCGACACGCCTGCTACCCCGGTAGTTATTGAGAACATTGCTGACAGCACCGAGGCTGCGCCAACCGTTACTCCAGCTGAAGTTAGCACCAAACCCACAGCCAGTAAACCCGCCCAGGTTCTTCAGCTACCTGGGGTAGCGCCTCGCCCCGCAATTCCTACAGCAGTAGAGCGTTTAGCTGCCACCCCAACGCCGATCGCGCTCCCCCCAGCCCCAGAGGCCACCCTTGATCGCCCTGCCTCTGAGGCAGTGACATCCGCCTCTAGTACCGGGTTGCGGCAGCCCCCTAATGTGGCAGCCCTGCGATCGCGGTCAACAGCGGTTCAAGCGTTGCTGCGCGACCTGCGCACCGCCTACGGCCTGGAGATCCAGGGTGACCCTGCCCAACCAGTCTCTCAGTCTGAAACCGTAAGCCGGGAGCCACAGCTGCCGCCGCTGCCCTCACGAGCCAACCGTAGCACTTCGTCTGAAAACACCGCCGCTAATCAAATTCCTGTAGCTGCCCCATTGCCTGCCCCGGCGATAGCTCGTCAGACCGCTGAGCGAGAGCCACAGTTACCGTCATTCGCCGGACAGAGTTCCAACGTCGCTCTAGCCTTACCGTCCCCTCGACCCACCCTGTCGACTGGTCGGACCGCCCTAGCCTCGCCGCCAGTAGAGCTATCCGCAGCCCCGCTCTCTGCCGATACTGTTCCCGTCACCACCGCTCAAGCCACACCACCGTCTTCCGATGCGACCCAGCTGCGCGACAGTCTGCGCGTTCCACCGCTCACGACCGCCGCTGGAGCTACACGCTCTTTTCCCCCCTCGCCTAATGCCGGCATTCCATCGGCCTTTGGGGCCAACTGGGGAGATGTGTTTTTTAGCGCCTCGCTAGCTGGAGCCGATCGCATTCGCCCTGAGGCCGATGGTAGTCTCTCTATGGGCTTTGGGTTAGGCGACTCGCGCCGGGCCGTAGGGGTTGAGCTAGCCTACAACCTACAGAGCGTGCGACGGTTTGGCGAAAACGGCGGCTTCGACGCCAAAATTCATCGTCAGGTCTACAGCAATGAAGAAACCCAGGTGGCCGCCGCCGTGGGGATCAATAATTTTGCGTCCTATGGTGCCAATACCAACGGCAGCGAGTCCAGTCCCTACGGTGTGGTCACGGCGGCTTATCTACTCCAGCCAGAACATCCCAGTAACCGTCTGCCCATTACCGCCTCCCTAGGGCTAGGGGGCGGTGCTTTCAGCGGTGAAAGTAGCGATGTAGGAGTGTTTGCCGGCGTTGGGCTCCAAGTGCATCCACAATTTTCTATCAATACTGCCTGGAGTGGTGTGGGTCTAAATGTGGGAGCTTCCATTGTGCCAGTGACCACGGTACCCCTTACCCTCAACTTGCTCTATGGCGACGTCGGCAACAATACGCGGGCGGGTTCCGTCGCAGTGTTGAGTATCGGCTACGGCTTTAACTTCAGTCCCCGATTTTAAGCCCCTTTCATCTGCTACTGCTCCCTTCGACATCAACTGCACTTCATTCCTAGTTAGGAGAATCCCCGTGGACAAACTGGCGCGCCCGCTACGGCAAACATGGCTCATGCTAATTCTGGTAAGCGGCAGCTTGGCGATCGCCCTGCCCGGCCACAGTGGTTCGGTCCCCACGGGGCTGACCAGCGGCGTCAGCGTCGGCGGCTCAAACTTGTTGCCGATTGGGGCATCAACCCTATGCGGTCACCAAGAGGTGGATCAAGGGGTGGAGCCACCCCTATGCGGGGAACAGCTACTAGAGTCAGCCTCTGCCAACGCCACCGTAGACCCGATCACCGGCGATATCACCCTAACCACCACCGCTCAGCAGGCGCTCAATACTTCGGCCAATCAAATTGCTCAGGGGCTCCAGAGCACTAACCCCGTCCTGGCCGTTCTCCTGACCACGCCAGGAGAAATTAGCTTAACCAGCCCTAGCCCTGTAGGAGCTAGCGGCCCCAGCGAGGACGAAGATGGTGTCGAGACAGTGGATGACATGGCGGCGGCCGCAGCTGCGGCGATCGCCAATGGCGAAAGCGTCTCACTTACTAGCAGTCGGGGAACCCTCGGGATTGCTGCCCCCACCGTTGCCGAAGCCGGCGGCAGCGGTTCTATCCTGGTCACCTCGGCGGTATTCACGCTCCAGGGTGGCACCCCTATGGTGGCACCCCTACGGGGCACCTTGGCGCAAATTGCCAATACTACCGGCTTTTTAGCCGCCGCCTTTGCGACTGGCCTGACCCCCAGTCAGGTAGCGCCTTTCACTGAAATGGCCCTAGCCGGAGCAGACTACCGCGAGCTAGTGACGCTGTTCAACGCGGTTAGTGGGCTGATTCCCCCCCAGCCTCGGCCTCGCTCTACGGTCATAGCCGTTGACCCCACCCTGCTAGAGCAAGCTATTCAAGCCTACAACCGCATTGTTGATAACAGCGCTCCGGAGACCTTGGCGACCTTAAACCAAAACTCAGATTTTGTCGCCCTGGGGCGATCGCTACAACAGTTGCGGACAGCCATTGAGGTTAGTTAATATCTCAGGTCCATCAATTACAAGTAAGATGTCTATTCCTGCGCCTCAATGTGAGGAGTAAAGCTCAGTCGGAGAAGTATATTTAGTCGAGCTTGACTTTATCAAAAAGACTTGCACTGAACCGCTGTTTTGTTTACAGCGGATAGGAGTTTATTGAGCAAATCTAACTCAATAATTTCAGTTTATGGTGGTTGATTGCGATTTTTCTTGAGTAAAAGTGAATCCACCATAGAAAGTTGCTTGAAGTTCATCCCTAAGATAGATTCCGAAAACTTTGCTCCTAGACTTATATAAGGTCGGCAAAGACTCAAGCTTTGCTTTTACACTGGCATCTTAACTAACACTTAGATAAGCATTTTTTAGAAGCGGTTGTCTTAACGATTTAGTCGAGTAGGTCAGATGCTGAGCCCAAAAATTTAGTGCTATTCGTCCCTAAACCTTTCCAAAAAGTGAGGGCTAACTTTGAATTTTAAAGGCCCGAATTCGCAATCATGAGGTAAATTGTAAAAAATAATATTTTCAGGGCCTCTCTCATCAACCCTCAAGAAATACTCTGACCACAAAGAATAGATTTTGAAATTTAGTGACAACCTCGAAAATGTTGCCCCCAATACATACTTTGAGCTCTAGTTAAGGGCAATATCACGTCTAATTGAGGTGATTTTTTAACTGATAGACCTGCAGCCATCTAGAAACTAAAGCTCAAAACAGAGTATTTGGTTGTCATCCGTGTTGCATCGCACAATGAGTGGATCCTATGAGAGCAAACCACAGCCGGCCTAGCCTTCCCTTGCAGGTCTCAATTCTGACTCAGTTTTTTCCACCCGACTACGCCGCTACCGGGCAGCTTGTGGAAGAACTAGCCCAGAGCTTTAGTCGACAGGGGGTAGGGGTGCAGGTGTTTGCAGGACAGCCCGGCTACGCCTACGATCGCAGGCTCGCTCCCAAGCAGGAGGAGGCCCAGGGAGTAACTATTCGCCGCACACGCACCTCGCGGCTCTGGCCCAAGCGAATTCGAGGGCGCGCAGTGGGCGGGTTGCTCTACTGTTTGCGATCGCTCATCAAGCTCCTT encodes:
- a CDS encoding GumC family protein; this encodes MPFPPSSTHETNGNGHGHAKPGFMTVMAPPSLVEQRDEVDFNRIAGVFKRRAGIFLGVAALSLAGFTLWNLSRPPAYSGNASLLVEPVTAINTPGLDTVTGVPSPLVSTSLDYTSQIRVLRGPAVINPILDKIQQRYPDISYNSLLNGLDITQEGESKVLRITYSNADPAVVGFVLNQVVEGFVNYSVQDRQGELRRGLTFLDEQLQEKWQEVAAIEGELSEFQKRYDLVDVNATSESVTQRLNQMLADQEQLRVELTALDPLYENLRNQVGFDPNTAIRVANLNESPTYQSLLEDLREIEQTIAAESARFQADTPMIEALTDEREKLLPLLEAEAQRLVGSAVEAETLGYQGSVSRDLMQQLVDTANQMQVLQTQDQAIGQAVQQLRAEIQRLADLSRSYQQISRELTVAETSLDQLLASRQDLRFQMARQASPWELISPLNETSIAETSNLPRKLLLSTVLSLMLGGTAALLRDRLDQAFHSTDELIKATQLPNLAGVPNASALQKQPLLMVPNLSATMADVLTQNQSPHKLYTSFSFAEAFYSLEANLRMLSSDTPIQVVALTSSEPGEGKSTICAHLAIAAANMGRRVLLIDGDLRKPSQHLIFGQPNRQGLSDLITQPLDDPMDLVQVIPGNPNLHLLTAGARPPAPGRLLSSRKMQQITEQYRRHFDLMIFDTPPLAGGMVDAKLAAAHADGLLLVVRLNRSERAEIQRVLADLGNTVQAPLLGLVVNGVPHSRQSGYDYYYGYYGRPRVAAGINDG